In Juglans microcarpa x Juglans regia isolate MS1-56 chromosome 8D, Jm3101_v1.0, whole genome shotgun sequence, the following are encoded in one genomic region:
- the LOC121242517 gene encoding N-acetylglucosaminyl-phosphatidylinositol de-N-acetylase-like, which yields MAWMLIVGSLLLAWISSLCKIFHGSSSSFRNSFLNTGGALRKRNVLLVVAHPDDESMFFSPTITFLTSRGHNLHVLCLSMGDADGKGNIRKDELYQACAILKVPLQQVKIMDHPDLQDGFGRVWNHTLLAKIIEGEIMSYGIDSIITFDNYGVSGHCNHRDVHYGVCKFLHNGPGNKIEAWELVSTNTLRKYSGPLDIWLLIIHAMQHSGEVMHCLLNEQPQKSFLAMAQHSSEWVWFRKLFVAFSSYTYVNTLRKIKYM from the exons ATGGCATGGATGTTGATTGTTGGTTCTCTGCTTCTGGCCTGGATATCATCTCTGTGCAAAATTTTCCATGGATCAAGCTCATCTTTCAGGAACTCCTTCTTGAATACTG GTGGAGCTCTTCGCAAGAGAAATGTCTTACTGGTTGTCGCCCACCCAGATGATGAGTCTAT GTTCTTTTCTCCGACAATAACCTTTCTGACTTCAAGAGGGCATAATCTGCACGTATTGTGCTTGTCAATGG GTGATGCTGATGGCAAGGGCAATATCAGAAAGGACGAGCTTTATCAGGCTTGTGCAATTCTCAAG GTTCCACTTCAACAAGTGAAGATTATGGACCATCCAGATTTGCAG GATGGTTTTGGCAGGGTTTGGAACCATACTTTACTGGCTAAGATTATTGAAGGGGAAATTATGAGTTATGGCATTGACTCG ATTATTACTTTCGATAACTATGGTGTGTCGGGCCATTGTAATCATCGTGATGTGCATTATGGGGTATG CAAGTTCTTGCATAATGGTCCAGGAAATAAAATCGAGGCCTGGGAACTT GTCAGTACCAACACTTTGCGCAAGTATAGCGGACCACTTGATATCTGGTTGTTGATTATACATGCCATGCAACACTCGGGTGAAGTGATGCATTGCTTGCTAAATGAACAACCCCAGAAGAGCTTCCTCGCAATGGCACAACACTCAAGCGAATGGGTTTG GTTTCGCAAGCTTTTTGTAGCATTTTCCAGTTACACCTATGTGAACACGCTTAGAAAGATCAAATATATGTGA